The Pelodiscus sinensis isolate JC-2024 chromosome 26, ASM4963464v1, whole genome shotgun sequence genome contains a region encoding:
- the LOC142820449 gene encoding uncharacterized protein LOC142820449, with translation MSQPSEGSQPSTAPHDQPGGSREPARGRKRRAPAWSSAEIVDLIEVWGEASNVHDLRTSHRNAAVYGRMAASLAARGHQRSREQVRCKIKDLRQSYSRACLPGADPEACPHFHALDRILGPHAVPAPRDVIDPGAEGPLLETEEEEEGSESQEPAASLPRTRDPRGTPQSRSPASSEAGEASTSAAPGPAGRTTPPAAAARARASRTARNQEDYQRQHLRFLDRQLRLQDHWVQEDLRLRQRSLEALEEQGRALRGHLQSLLDRFPFPPPPAPPLAPPLSPPLRCAHLKFTAG, from the exons atgagccagccatccgagggctcccagccctccactgctccccacgaccagcctggcggctcccgggagcctgcccgggggcgcaaaaggcgggcgcccgcctggtcaagtgcggagatcgtggacctcatcgaggtttggggggaagcctccaatgtccacgatctccgcactagccaccggaacgcggccgtctatggacgcatggctgccagtctggccgccaggggccaccagcgcagccgggagcaggtgcgctgcaaaattaaggacttgcggcagtcctactcccgggcctgcctgccaggggctgacccggaggcctgcccccacttccatgccctggaccgcatcctggggcctcatgccgtccctgccccccgggacgtgattgaccccggggcagagggaccgctcctggagacggaggaggaggaggagggctctgagagccaggagcctgccgccagccttcccaggacccgggacccccgaggcaccccacagagccgctcgcctgcatcatcagaggccggggaggcgtccacct ctgcagcaccggggcctgcagggcgcaccacaccgcctgcagcagccgcccgcgcccgggcaagcaggacagccaggaaccaggaggactaccagaggcagcatctccggttcctggaccgacagctccgtctccaggaccactgggtccaggaggacctcaggctgcgccagaggagtctggaggccctggaggagcagggccgtgccctgcgaggccacctccagagcctgctggaccgctttccatttcctcctccccctgctccccctcttgctccccctctttctccccctctt AGATGTGCACACTTGAAGTTCACTGCAGGATGA